TTCTGGCAACGTCTTAGCAGCTTGTAACAACGGTGTAAATCCAGATAAACTAGACACCCGTGATTCCAATGTTTCCACTAGCGCTTCATCTCTGGCCGCCTTCGGCAAAACTTGCACTAGCAACCCTCCAGCCGCCGTTACACCACTTGCTCCGACAAATACACCTAAAACCAAAGCTGAAGGTGTTTGTTCCGAACTAACCAAATAATGAGCCACATCGTCCCCTATTTCCCCCGATACTAGTTCCACCGTACTAGAGTAAGGGTAGCCATAACCGATATCTCGCACTACGTAGAGGTAACCATCACCCACGGCACGACCAACATCGAGCTTACCTTTAGCATTAGGAGGCAATTCCACAGATGGGTTGGCGACATAGCCGCGGACTGTTCCATCCAAGCCAGCATCTACCAAAATTCCACCCAGAGGACCATCGCCCTTGACCCGGACATTCACCCTAGAACCAGGCCGCTTCATACTAGAAGCCATTAATAAACCCGCCGCCATACTCCGCCCCAATGCCGCAGTTGCCACATAAGACAGTTTGTGACGTTGCCGTGCTTCTTCTGTTAAACGAGTGGTAATCACACCTACGGCACGAATTCCGCCGTCGGCAGCTGTGGCACGAATTAATTGATCAGCCATGAAAAACCTTACATTTCTTAACAAGTCTACATTCTCTATTCTAAATTCTCATCTAGTAGAAAAACGAGGCTGTGATAGGTGATTGTATTTGCAATACTAGAACTACAACGCACCAAAAGTTAGACCAGACCTTTAAACAATTATTAAAAAATGCTGGGTAATTTTCAACAAAGTCAACTACGGATAGAAATCGCCGCCTCCGCAACGACCATTCGGAACAGTTTGCAAAACCCGGAAAATCTAGCCAAATGGCTTGTAGGGCAAAGTTTCGCCCCAGGAATGCCAGACGAACTGCACACTGGACTTCAGTTTACAACCCGGACTGGGCCAATTTCAATTCATCATCAAGTAGAAGTGGCACAACCCAATTGTCTCCGGTTGCTACTGAGTGGAGGGATTGATGGCTTTCATGAATGGTACTGGGGAGAAGGTTGGGTGCAGTCCCGCTTGGAAGGAGTTTCAATTCTACCCCTAAATTTAGGACAAACTCTAAACTTGTTGAGTTTGCGTCATTTTTTGGCGAATCCTCAATAGTAGAGACGCGATTCATCACTCAAAACGGGCTAACAGCACTAATTAAGTGGGTTTTACCACCAACACCGAACAATTAGCCTCTTCCACTACTTGAGTACTCACAGAACCCAAGACAATTCGATTCATGCCAATTAATCCACGACTGCCAATGATAATTAGATCAGCTTTGTAAATATTAGCCAGACGAATAATTTCGACCGCAGGATCGCCAGTGACAAATTCTAATTCACTGTTAAATGATAAGTTTTCTTTATAATTTAACAGTTGTTTTTCTATATGGAAATCAGAAAACTTTGGAGATTCTGGATGAGGGCGATCTGCGGGTAGTTGCATCTCTGACTCTGGCGTGGGAAACACATGACAGAGAATCACTTTGGCATCACTGGCGAACACCAAATCATTTAAAGTTTGTATGACTCGTTCTGCAATTTCCGATCCGTCAAGAGCTACCAAAACATTTTTTAGCACCGCTCATCTCCTAAAAGGTAGACCCCTTTAATATCTTACTTGATACAAGTTGTTGGCAGTGACAGCCTTGGTGACAGCATCTAAATCAGTGGCTGCTTGATTGAGGATACTGCCGTCCCATTTTGTAATTCGCAGCTACTGAGTAGTTTTGACCCATAGTTTAGGCAAAAAATCAACATTCCAAATCACTCTTCCTGCTGAATTCTGCGTCTGACAGAATCTTTATGAGAC
This genomic interval from Nodularia sp. LEGE 06071 contains the following:
- the hslO gene encoding Hsp33 family molecular chaperone HslO, whose protein sequence is MADQLIRATAADGGIRAVGVITTRLTEEARQRHKLSYVATAALGRSMAAGLLMASSMKRPGSRVNVRVKGDGPLGGILVDAGLDGTVRGYVANPSVELPPNAKGKLDVGRAVGDGYLYVVRDIGYGYPYSSTVELVSGEIGDDVAHYLVSSEQTPSALVLGVFVGASGVTAAGGLLVQVLPKAARDEALVETLESRVSSLSGFTPLLQAAKTLPEIFNDLLGDMGLSIFPERQMLRFHCGCSFDRVLGALKILGEEELQDMIIKDNGAEAICEFCGEVYQASSNHLAELIVDLQRESSVSG
- a CDS encoding universal stress protein, translating into MLKNVLVALDGSEIAERVIQTLNDLVFASDAKVILCHVFPTPESEMQLPADRPHPESPKFSDFHIEKQLLNYKENLSFNSELEFVTGDPAVEIIRLANIYKADLIIIGSRGLIGMNRIVLGSVSTQVVEEANCSVLVVKPT